A stretch of Streptococcus chenjunshii DNA encodes these proteins:
- the srtB gene encoding class B sortase, LPKTxAVK-specific, which translates to MKKKTGITILLLLLVFFAAVGAISFFRTDSGQSSVLPSKQSSVPSSQSRYTVSQEEKNYLKARFADLWAVNPETVAYIYAPGTMLDEPVVQTGDNETYLNKTFDGGYEPYMGTVFMDEDNSKDFDDSLTWLFGHARGSTVADHRMFNDVNFYDSQSYFDEHPYLVAETPSRKYYYEAAFMIIVPETTALYQTSFDSLADFKNQLAQVAQEAHTKNAELLIDENDKYLVLSTCREEDETIRSNLYWRQIPDDELSDFLAKEGDRLVYQKTR; encoded by the coding sequence ATGAAAAAGAAAACTGGGATAACCATTCTGCTGCTTTTGCTGGTGTTTTTTGCCGCTGTAGGCGCCATATCTTTTTTTCGAACGGATAGCGGTCAAAGCTCAGTTCTTCCATCCAAGCAAAGCTCGGTCCCTTCTTCACAAAGCCGCTATACAGTCAGTCAGGAAGAAAAAAACTATCTAAAAGCGCGTTTCGCTGATCTTTGGGCGGTTAATCCTGAAACAGTTGCTTATATTTATGCTCCCGGAACAATGCTGGATGAACCTGTTGTTCAAACTGGAGACAATGAAACGTACCTGAACAAAACCTTCGATGGCGGCTATGAGCCATATATGGGAACTGTCTTTATGGATGAGGACAATTCCAAAGATTTTGATGACAGCCTTACATGGCTTTTTGGACATGCCAGAGGCTCTACAGTGGCTGACCACCGTATGTTTAATGATGTCAATTTTTATGACAGTCAGTCTTACTTTGATGAACACCCCTACTTAGTGGCAGAAACACCAAGCAGGAAGTATTACTATGAAGCTGCTTTTATGATTATTGTTCCGGAAACGACTGCCTTGTACCAGACTTCTTTTGACAGTCTGGCAGATTTTAAAAATCAGCTTGCTCAAGTTGCTCAGGAAGCGCATACCAAGAACGCAGAGTTATTAATTGATGAGAATGACAAATACCTTGTTTTATCAACCTGCCGTGAAGAAGATGAAACAATCCGCAGCAATCTTTACTGGCGGCAAATTCCTGATGACGAATTGTCTGATTTTTTAGCTAAAGAAGGGGACCGTTTGGTTTATCAGAAAACACGGTAA
- the zapA gene encoding cell division protein ZapA, whose protein sequence is MTSKNRYKFNFGDKPLTLTTDKDNLFMEEVERVAKEKYEAIKEKLPQADNETVAILMAINSLSTQLSREIEFEKTEKELVELRTKTIVGIQERAGHSQKTHTGGEKQ, encoded by the coding sequence ATGACAAGTAAGAATCGCTATAAATTTAATTTTGGGGACAAACCTCTGACTTTAACGACTGATAAAGATAATCTTTTTATGGAAGAAGTGGAGCGTGTTGCCAAAGAAAAATATGAGGCTATCAAGGAAAAACTGCCGCAGGCTGACAATGAGACAGTGGCTATTTTAATGGCGATCAATTCACTGTCCACACAGCTCAGCCGTGAGATTGAATTTGAAAAAACAGAAAAAGAACTTGTTGAACTGCGGACTAAAACAATTGTTGGGATTCAGGAAAGAGCGGGGCATTCCCAGAAAACTCACACAGGCGGAGAGAAGCAATGA
- a CDS encoding CvpA family protein translates to MITFLLLLILAWHFYIGYTRGIILQSFYFAGSIAGLVIASRFYKGLAQLITLWIPYSNPSEGAEVAFFTKVDLFDLSYVYYAGLAFLLIFVAVYLLVRLLGIFLHLAKIDRFDSVRTNCVSGTLSVLVTLLFFSQLLSVLATIPMDFVQNLLSGSLLVRLLVGHFPIVSALIEHFWVTNMLK, encoded by the coding sequence ATGATTACTTTTCTGCTTTTGCTTATTTTAGCCTGGCATTTTTATATTGGCTATACACGCGGGATTATTTTACAAAGTTTTTATTTTGCTGGCAGCATTGCCGGTTTGGTCATTGCCAGCCGCTTTTATAAGGGACTGGCACAGCTTATCACGCTCTGGATCCCTTATTCAAATCCGAGTGAGGGCGCAGAGGTTGCGTTTTTTACAAAGGTTGACCTTTTTGATTTAAGCTATGTTTATTATGCCGGGCTGGCTTTTCTGCTGATTTTTGTGGCAGTCTATCTGCTTGTCCGTTTGCTTGGAATATTTCTTCATTTGGCAAAAATCGACCGCTTTGACAGTGTCCGTACTAATTGCGTAAGCGGTACTCTCTCAGTCCTTGTAACGCTGCTGTTTTTTAGCCAATTGCTGTCGGTGTTGGCCACAATTCCTATGGACTTTGTGCAGAATCTCCTGTCAGGCAGTCTTTTAGTCCGTTTGCTGGTCGGTCACTTCCCTATTGTTTCTGCCTTGATAGAACATTTTTGGGTAACTAATATGCTGAAGTAA
- a CDS encoding endonuclease MutS2, with protein MNNKILEQLEFVKVKSLFAAYLQTEQGEQELAALVPMADEKKIRRSFAEILDVEHIFTEEHSFATGQLQDISASMQRLEASADLNISELLGIKQVLQLTAELQHFYTDLENVTLTELQRLFEGLRIFPQLQGSLQAVNEAGFIENFASPELAKIRRQLNQREEQVRQLLQDFLKKQADFLSERLIASRNGRSVLPVKNTYRHRIPGVVHDISASGSTVYIEPRGAVDLHEEISRLQADERYELQRILHDLSQLLRPHVDSLANNAWIIGHIDLVRAKYLFLRDRQGTVPAVSKDKTVQLLAARHPLLADPVANDLHFADGLKAILITGPNTGGKTIMLKTLGLAQLMAQSGLPILAAKGSKIAVFRQIFADIGDEQSIEQSLSTFSSHMTQIVAILSKADADSLVLLDELGAGTDPQEGASLAMAVLEHLRLLNIKTMVTTHYPELKAYGIETDDVENASMEFDQDSLRPTYRFLQGVPGRSNAFEIARRLGLSDSIVAEAEGLTDRDNDVNQIIERLESQTLESRKRLERIAEVEEENKKFNRAVKKLYNEFSHAREQELLKARRQAQEIVDKAVTESDEILKNLREKAALKPHEIIDAKAQLQKLAPSADLSQNKVLKKAKQSRTPRIGDDITISAYGQRGTLTQKLKDGKWEAQVGLIKMTVGEDEFTLAKTQQGKQQHKKKELNVVKKVNKMNGPKARLDLRGKRYEEAMQELDAFIDQALLNNMAQVDIIHGIGTGVIRQGVTQYLRRNKHVKSFGYAPQNAGGSGCTIVHLV; from the coding sequence ATGAATAACAAGATTTTAGAACAGCTGGAATTTGTAAAAGTCAAAAGCCTCTTTGCAGCTTACCTGCAGACTGAGCAGGGGGAGCAGGAGCTGGCTGCTTTGGTGCCGATGGCAGACGAAAAAAAAATTAGGCGTTCGTTTGCGGAAATTCTGGATGTTGAGCATATTTTTACAGAAGAACACTCTTTTGCTACAGGACAGCTTCAGGATATTTCAGCCAGTATGCAGCGCCTTGAAGCATCGGCTGACCTAAATATTTCAGAATTGCTTGGTATCAAGCAAGTTCTGCAGCTTACAGCTGAGCTTCAGCATTTTTATACGGATTTAGAAAATGTTACCTTAACTGAACTTCAGCGTTTATTTGAGGGTCTCAGAATTTTTCCTCAGCTGCAGGGAAGTCTGCAGGCTGTCAATGAGGCAGGGTTTATTGAAAATTTTGCCAGTCCTGAACTGGCTAAAATCCGCCGCCAGCTGAATCAGCGTGAAGAGCAGGTGCGTCAGCTCCTGCAGGACTTCCTGAAAAAGCAAGCTGACTTTTTATCTGAAAGGCTGATTGCCAGCCGTAATGGCCGCAGTGTCCTGCCAGTGAAAAATACCTATCGCCACCGTATTCCAGGGGTTGTCCACGATATATCAGCTTCGGGCAGCACTGTTTATATTGAACCGCGGGGTGCTGTTGATTTGCATGAGGAAATCAGTCGCCTGCAGGCGGATGAACGCTATGAACTGCAGAGAATCCTTCACGATTTATCCCAGCTGCTGCGGCCGCATGTAGATTCTTTGGCTAATAATGCCTGGATTATTGGGCATATAGATTTGGTTCGGGCCAAATATCTTTTTCTGCGTGACCGTCAAGGAACAGTGCCCGCTGTATCCAAAGATAAAACGGTTCAGCTTCTTGCAGCCCGCCACCCTCTGCTGGCTGATCCAGTAGCTAATGATTTGCATTTTGCTGATGGTCTGAAAGCCATTTTAATCACCGGTCCTAATACGGGCGGTAAGACGATTATGCTGAAAACTCTTGGCTTAGCCCAGCTTATGGCTCAGTCGGGACTCCCTATTCTGGCCGCCAAAGGCTCAAAAATTGCTGTTTTCCGCCAGATTTTTGCTGACATTGGTGATGAGCAATCCATTGAACAAAGCCTGTCAACATTCTCCAGCCACATGACTCAGATTGTTGCCATTTTAAGTAAAGCGGATGCTGACAGTCTTGTCCTCTTAGATGAACTGGGGGCAGGAACTGATCCGCAGGAAGGAGCCAGTTTAGCGATGGCTGTTTTAGAGCATCTGCGTTTACTGAATATCAAGACGATGGTAACTACCCATTACCCCGAACTAAAGGCCTACGGCATTGAAACCGATGATGTGGAAAATGCCAGCATGGAATTTGACCAAGACAGCCTTCGTCCGACTTACCGCTTTCTTCAGGGGGTTCCTGGGCGGTCAAATGCTTTTGAAATTGCCCGCCGTTTAGGCCTGTCTGACTCAATTGTTGCAGAGGCAGAGGGGCTGACGGACAGAGACAATGATGTTAACCAAATTATTGAGCGTCTGGAAAGTCAGACACTTGAAAGCCGCAAACGTTTAGAACGTATTGCCGAAGTTGAGGAAGAGAATAAAAAATTTAACCGGGCTGTCAAAAAACTTTATAATGAGTTTTCGCATGCGCGTGAACAAGAACTGCTTAAGGCTCGCAGACAGGCTCAGGAAATTGTAGACAAAGCTGTGACTGAAAGCGACGAAATCCTTAAGAATTTAAGGGAAAAAGCAGCATTGAAGCCTCATGAAATCATTGACGCTAAAGCTCAGCTGCAAAAATTAGCTCCGTCAGCAGACTTATCCCAAAATAAGGTGCTGAAAAAGGCTAAACAGTCCAGAACACCGCGCATTGGTGACGATATTACTATTTCAGCTTACGGTCAGCGCGGCACCTTGACCCAAAAGCTTAAAGACGGAAAATGGGAGGCGCAGGTTGGGCTGATTAAGATGACTGTTGGAGAGGATGAGTTCACTCTCGCTAAAACGCAGCAAGGCAAACAGCAGCACAAGAAAAAAGAGCTTAATGTTGTTAAAAAAGTAAACAAGATGAATGGTCCGAAAGCGCGTTTAGATCTGCGCGGGAAACGTTACGAAGAAGCGATGCAGGAATTGGATGCTTTCATTGATCAGGCTCTGCTCAATAATATGGCACAGGTTGATATTATTCATGGTATCGGAACGGGGGTCATCCGCCAAGGGGTCACCCAGTATCTGCGCCGGAATAAACATGTTAAAAGTTTTGGCTATGCTCCGCAAAATGCCGGGGGGAGCGGCTGTACTATCGTTCATTTAGTCTAA
- a CDS encoding phosphatase PAP2 family protein: MIISKKKAKNYASFYNSITASISGKPHYVWLLNAMNTFLTRLVYLTYPLLLCFIFLKQKQVLLPFIFIPAFSFTGVSLVRHLINRPRPYERWEITPLITKERKGCSLPSRHVFSAVMISMAVLWFHIWLGLLYLILSVLLAVCRVLGGVHYPKDVLAGYALGLLGGLLLFLQQ, from the coding sequence ATGATAATATCTAAAAAAAAGGCAAAAAATTATGCTTCCTTTTATAATAGCATCACAGCGAGTATTTCGGGCAAACCGCATTATGTCTGGCTTCTCAACGCTATGAATACTTTTTTAACCAGACTGGTTTATCTCACCTACCCCTTGCTTTTATGCTTTATTTTTTTGAAACAAAAGCAAGTCCTGCTTCCTTTTATTTTTATCCCTGCCTTTAGTTTTACAGGTGTATCGCTGGTGCGCCACCTTATTAATCGGCCGCGCCCCTATGAACGTTGGGAAATAACACCTTTAATCACTAAAGAGAGGAAAGGCTGCTCTTTGCCCAGCCGGCATGTTTTTTCAGCAGTTATGATAAGTATGGCTGTCTTATGGTTCCATATTTGGCTGGGCCTGCTTTATCTTATCCTGTCGGTCCTGCTGGCTGTCTGCCGTGTGCTGGGAGGAGTGCACTATCCTAAAGATGTTCTTGCGGGTTATGCTTTGGGCTTACTCGGAGGTCTGCTTTTATTTCTGCAGCAATAG